A region from the Dendropsophus ebraccatus isolate aDenEbr1 chromosome 1, aDenEbr1.pat, whole genome shotgun sequence genome encodes:
- the LOC138799514 gene encoding C2 calcium-dependent domain-containing protein 4C-like, translating into MWLLEKLKVPEMQTQMCGLTPKGAHPDKGQRPVPCPNVLTPDRIPEFCIPPLLSSQRGMRMKSLYRSVPDLSGATFGTEAFNTPETHIIQVDSAEEALEDESTNADPQAQAALSLPHLPKAQTSYGFCTLLESPNTRRKESLFHNDPASLPILLPKSRSNTSAWQRVSSCSSFTNLKLRSLSRSGTLDSETSSSTDSSPFSSPLLHRSPPRCNSLLKAISQDKLFSKALRRKGKSGLSRNNSLSADECSSTDSSPNIIRRVSDGMMDSVFPMDLLYSRGRFMAENAVLLENGGSLRLSTDYCPEAQRLRVRLISVEGLYHPDTDPKTINCFVTLSIAPGKQQKQRSTVIRRSRNPIFNEDFFFENVYQTELHNRSLKVKVINKMCSMKRDCTLGQTELPLLSILSP; encoded by the coding sequence ATGTGGCTTTTGGAGAAGCTGAAGGTACCAGAAATGCAGACACAAATGTGTGGCCTCACACCGAAGGGAGCCCATCCGGACAAGGGCCAACGTCCAGTACCTTGTCCCAATGTTTTAACTCCAGACAGAATTCCTGAATTCTGCATCCCTCCTCTACTATCATCACAGAGGGGTATGAGAATGAAATCTCTTTATAGGTCGGTTCCTGACCTCTCTGGAGCAACCTTTGGAACTGAAGCTTTTAACACACCAGAGACACATATTATTCAGGTGGACAGTGCTGAGGAAGCCCTGGAAGATGAAAGTACTAATGCTGACCCTCAGGCACAAGCAGCCCTTTCCTTGCCACATCTTCCCAAAGCTCAAACTTCCTACGGATTCTGCACCTTACTAGAAAGCCCGAACACCAGAAGGAAAGAATCACTCTTCCACAATGACCCTGCCAGCCTTCCAATATTGCTGCCTAAATCACGCTCAAACACTTCTGCATGGCAACGGGTATCCTCTTGCAGTAGTTTCACAAATTTAAAGCTGAGGTCACTGAGCCGCTCTGGCACCTTGGACAGCGAAACTTCATCTTCTACAGACTCTTCACCTTTTAGTTCTCCTCTGCTTCACAGGTCTCCACCTAGATGTAACTCTTTGCTGAAAGCTATAAGCCAGGACAAGCTTTTCTCCAAAGCACTCAGAAGGAAGGGAAAGTCAGGGCTGTCCAGAAATAATTCCCTCTCAGCTGATGAATGTAGCTCCACAGATAGCAGTCCAAATATAATTCGGAGAGTTTCTGATGGAATGATGGATTCTGTCTTTCCAATGGATCTTTTGTATTCCAGAGGAAGATTTATGGCCGAAAATGCTGTGTTGCTAGAAAATGGAGGTTCACTTCGCTTATCCACAGATTATTGCCCTGAAGCACAGAGGCTGCGTGTCCGGCTCATAAGTGTTGAAGGACTTTACCATCCAGATACTGACCCCAAAACCATCAACTGTTTTGTGACACTCTCCATCGCTCCTGGAAAACAACAGAAGCAGCGAAGTACTGTTATCAGAAGGAGCAGGAACCCCATCTTCAATGAGGACTTTTTCTTTGAGAATGTGTATCAAACAGAACTCCACAACCGCAGTCTTAAAGTCAAGGTCATCAACAAAATGTGCAGCATGAAAAGAGACTGTACTCTCGGACAAACTGAACTCCCTTTGCTTAGTATTCTCTCCCCGTGA